The proteins below are encoded in one region of Drosophila santomea strain STO CAGO 1482 chromosome 3R, Prin_Dsan_1.1, whole genome shotgun sequence:
- the LOC120451780 gene encoding mitochondrial Rho GTPase isoform X2, with product MGQYTASQRKNVRILLVGDARVGKTSLILSLVSEEYPEEVPPRAEEITIPANVTPEQVPTSIVDFSALEQSEDALAAEINKAHVVCIVYAVDDDDTLDRITSHWLPLIRAKCNPSLDGEGDAEAEAEGDVQREPIRKPIVLVGNKIDLIEYSTMDSVLAIMEDYPEIESCVECSAKTLHNISEMFYYAQKAVLHPTSPLYMMEEQELTSACKKSLVRIFKICDIDGDNLLNDYELNLFQRRCFNTPLQPQILDEVKAVIQKNVPDGIYNDAVTLKGFLFLHCLFIQRGRNETTWAVLRRFGYNDQLEMCHEYLRPPLKIPPGSSTELSHRGQQFLIAVFERYDRDGDGALSPEEHKMLFSTCPAAPWSYSTDIRKSCPINETTGWVTLHGWLCRWTLMTLIDVVKTMEYLAYLGFNVHENDSQLAAIHVTRERRIDLAKRQSSRSVYKCHVIGPKGSGKTGMCRGFLVEDMHKLIGKEFKTNVVHCINSVQVYGQEKHLILRDIDVRHALDPLQPQEVNCDVACLVYDSSNPRSFEYVARIYIKYYAESKIPVMIVGTKCDMDERRQDYLMQPSEFCDKYKLLPPHLFSLKTNKKELYTKLATMAAFPRFQAAWILFYKHRLVQLWESAHLRQFGLMTEDPKLWWKAGLGVAAATMLGFIVLKTISAAGAHTR from the exons ATGGGACAGTACACGGCGTCGCAGCGCAAGAATGTAAGGATACTGCTCGTGGGCGACGCCAGGGTGGGGAAGACGTCGCTGATTCTGTCTCTGGTCAGCGAGGAGTATCCGGAGGAGGTGCCTCCTCGGGCCGAGGAGATCACCATTCCGGCGAACGTGACGCCCGAACAGGTACCCACCAGCATCGTTGACTTCTCTGCCTTGGAGCAGTCGGAGGATGCCCTGGCCGCCGAAATTAACAAGGCGCACGTGGTGTGCATAGTTTACGCCGTGGACGATGACGACACATTGGATCGGATCACCTCCCACTGGCTGCCGCTTATCCGGGCCAAATGCAATCCCTCCCTGGACGGCGAGGGTGATGCCGAAGCGGAGGCGGAAGGAGATGTTCAACGGGAACCCATTCGCAAGCCAATCGTTCTGGTGGGTAACAAGATAGACCTCATTGAGTATTCCACCATGGACAGCGTGCTGGCCATCATGGAAGACTACCCTGAGATTGAGAGCTGCGTGGAGTGCTCTGCCAAGACACTGCACAACATCTCCGAGATGTTTTACTACGCCCAGAAGGCTGTGCTGCACCCGACTTCACCCCTGTATATGATGGAAGAACAGGAG CTTACATCCGCCTGCAAGAAGTCGCTGGTGCGCATCTTCAAGATCTGTGACATTGACGGGGACAATCTTTTGAACGACTACGAGCTGAATTTATTCCAGCGACGCTGTTTCAACACACCCCTCCAGCCGCAAATCCTTGATGAGGTGAAGGCCGTTATACAGAAAAATGTGCCCGATGGCATATACAACGATGCGGTCACCCTAAAGGGCTTCCTCTTCCTACACTGCCTTTTCATTCAGCGGGGGAGGAACGAGACGACCTGGGCGGTGTTACGGCGCTTTGGCTACAACGACCAGTTGGAGATGTGCCACGAGTATCTTAGGCCACCGCTGAAAATACCGCCTGGCAGCAGCACAGAACTCTCGCACCGTGGTCAGCAGTTCCTGATTGCTGTGTTTGAGCGCTATGATCGCGATGGCGACGGAGCCTTATCACCTGAGGAGCACAAGATGCTCTTCAGCACATGCCCGGCTGCACCATGGTCCTACTCTACCGACATTCGCAAGTCCTGCCCGATCAACGAGACTACTGGATGGGTGACACTGCACGGGTGGCTCTGTCGGTGGACACTGATGACGCTGATCGATGTGGTCAAAACAATGGAGTATCTGGCCTATTTGGGCTTCAATGTTCATGAAAACGACAGCCAGTTGGCGGCCATTCACGTAACTCGAGAGCGTCGCATCGATTTGGCCAAGCGCCAAAGCAGTAGGTCCGTATACAAGTGTCATGTGATTGGACCAAAGGGATCAGGAAAGACTGGAATGTGCAGGGGTTTCCTAGTGGAGGATATGCACAAACTAATCGGAAAGGAGTTTAAAACGAATGTGGTTCATTGCATCAACTCTGTGCAGGTATATGGCCAGGAAAAGCACCTCATCCTGCGCGACATCGATGTAAGGCACGCACTCGATCCCCTCCAGCCACAAGAAGTCAATTGCGATGTTGCCTGCCTGGTCTACGACTCATCCAATCCCCGTTCCTTTGAGTATGTGGCCCGCATCTACATCAAGTATTATGCGGAGAGCAAGATTCCAGTGATGATAGTCGGCACCAAGTGCGACATGGACGAGCGTCGGCAGGACTACCTTATGCAGCCGTCGGAATTCTGTGACAAGTACAAGCTGCTACCTCCGCATCTGTTCAGCctaaaaaccaacaaaaaagaaCTGTATACCAAGCTGGCCACGATGGCAGCGTTTCC TCGCTTCCAGGCCGCCTGGATACTGTTCTACAAGCACAGGTTGGTACAGCTGTGGGAGTCGGC CCACCTGAGGCAATTCGGCCTGATGACGGAGGACCCCAAGCTGTGGTGGAAGGCGGGACTGGGCGTGGCTGCAGCTACCATGCTGGGATTTATAGTCCTGAAAACAATAAGTGCTGCCGGAGCCCACACCCGCTAG
- the LOC120451780 gene encoding mitochondrial Rho GTPase isoform X5, translating into MGQYTASQRKNVRILLVGDARVGKTSLILSLVSEEYPEEVPPRAEEITIPANVTPEQVPTSIVDFSALEQSEDALAAEINKAHVVCIVYAVDDDDTLDRITSHWLPLIRAKCNPSLDGEGDAEAEAEGDVQREPIRKPIVLVGNKIDLIEYSTMDSVLAIMEDYPEIESCVECSAKTLHNISEMFYYAQKAVLHPTSPLYMMEEQELTSACKKSLVRIFKICDIDGDNLLNDYELNLFQRRCFNTPLQPQILDEVKAVIQKNVPDGIYNDAVTLKGFLFLHCLFIQRGRNETTWAVLRRFGYNDQLEMCHEYLRPPLKIPPGSSTELSHRGQQFLIAVFERYDRDGDGALSPEEHKMLFSTCPAAPWSYSTDIRKSCPINETTGWVTLHGWLCRWTLMTLIDVVKTMEYLAYLGFNVHENDSQLAAIHVTRERRIDLAKRQSSRSVYKCHVIGPKGSGKTGMCRGFLVEDMHKLIGKEFKTNVVHCINSVQVYGQEKHLILRDIDVRHALDPLQPQEVNCDVACLVYDSSNPRSFEYVARIYIKYYAESKIPVMIVGTKCDMDERRQDYLMQPSEFCDKYKLLPPHLFSLKTNKKELYTKLATMAAFPHLRQFGLMTEDPKLWWKAGLGVAAATMLGFIVLKTISAAGAHTR; encoded by the exons ATGGGACAGTACACGGCGTCGCAGCGCAAGAATGTAAGGATACTGCTCGTGGGCGACGCCAGGGTGGGGAAGACGTCGCTGATTCTGTCTCTGGTCAGCGAGGAGTATCCGGAGGAGGTGCCTCCTCGGGCCGAGGAGATCACCATTCCGGCGAACGTGACGCCCGAACAGGTACCCACCAGCATCGTTGACTTCTCTGCCTTGGAGCAGTCGGAGGATGCCCTGGCCGCCGAAATTAACAAGGCGCACGTGGTGTGCATAGTTTACGCCGTGGACGATGACGACACATTGGATCGGATCACCTCCCACTGGCTGCCGCTTATCCGGGCCAAATGCAATCCCTCCCTGGACGGCGAGGGTGATGCCGAAGCGGAGGCGGAAGGAGATGTTCAACGGGAACCCATTCGCAAGCCAATCGTTCTGGTGGGTAACAAGATAGACCTCATTGAGTATTCCACCATGGACAGCGTGCTGGCCATCATGGAAGACTACCCTGAGATTGAGAGCTGCGTGGAGTGCTCTGCCAAGACACTGCACAACATCTCCGAGATGTTTTACTACGCCCAGAAGGCTGTGCTGCACCCGACTTCACCCCTGTATATGATGGAAGAACAGGAG CTTACATCCGCCTGCAAGAAGTCGCTGGTGCGCATCTTCAAGATCTGTGACATTGACGGGGACAATCTTTTGAACGACTACGAGCTGAATTTATTCCAGCGACGCTGTTTCAACACACCCCTCCAGCCGCAAATCCTTGATGAGGTGAAGGCCGTTATACAGAAAAATGTGCCCGATGGCATATACAACGATGCGGTCACCCTAAAGGGCTTCCTCTTCCTACACTGCCTTTTCATTCAGCGGGGGAGGAACGAGACGACCTGGGCGGTGTTACGGCGCTTTGGCTACAACGACCAGTTGGAGATGTGCCACGAGTATCTTAGGCCACCGCTGAAAATACCGCCTGGCAGCAGCACAGAACTCTCGCACCGTGGTCAGCAGTTCCTGATTGCTGTGTTTGAGCGCTATGATCGCGATGGCGACGGAGCCTTATCACCTGAGGAGCACAAGATGCTCTTCAGCACATGCCCGGCTGCACCATGGTCCTACTCTACCGACATTCGCAAGTCCTGCCCGATCAACGAGACTACTGGATGGGTGACACTGCACGGGTGGCTCTGTCGGTGGACACTGATGACGCTGATCGATGTGGTCAAAACAATGGAGTATCTGGCCTATTTGGGCTTCAATGTTCATGAAAACGACAGCCAGTTGGCGGCCATTCACGTAACTCGAGAGCGTCGCATCGATTTGGCCAAGCGCCAAAGCAGTAGGTCCGTATACAAGTGTCATGTGATTGGACCAAAGGGATCAGGAAAGACTGGAATGTGCAGGGGTTTCCTAGTGGAGGATATGCACAAACTAATCGGAAAGGAGTTTAAAACGAATGTGGTTCATTGCATCAACTCTGTGCAGGTATATGGCCAGGAAAAGCACCTCATCCTGCGCGACATCGATGTAAGGCACGCACTCGATCCCCTCCAGCCACAAGAAGTCAATTGCGATGTTGCCTGCCTGGTCTACGACTCATCCAATCCCCGTTCCTTTGAGTATGTGGCCCGCATCTACATCAAGTATTATGCGGAGAGCAAGATTCCAGTGATGATAGTCGGCACCAAGTGCGACATGGACGAGCGTCGGCAGGACTACCTTATGCAGCCGTCGGAATTCTGTGACAAGTACAAGCTGCTACCTCCGCATCTGTTCAGCctaaaaaccaacaaaaaagaaCTGTATACCAAGCTGGCCACGATGGCAGCGTTTCC CCACCTGAGGCAATTCGGCCTGATGACGGAGGACCCCAAGCTGTGGTGGAAGGCGGGACTGGGCGTGGCTGCAGCTACCATGCTGGGATTTATAGTCCTGAAAACAATAAGTGCTGCCGGAGCCCACACCCGCTAG
- the LOC120451780 gene encoding mitochondrial Rho GTPase isoform X4 encodes MGQYTASQRKNVRILLVGDARVGKTSLILSLVSEEYPEEVPPRAEEITIPANVTPEQVPTSIVDFSALEQSEDALAAEINKAHVVCIVYAVDDDDTLDRITSHWLPLIRAKCNPSLDGEGDAEAEAEGDVQREPIRKPIVLVGNKIDLIEYSTMDSVLAIMEDYPEIESCVECSAKTLHNISEMFYYAQKAVLHPTSPLYMMEEQELTSACKKSLVRIFKICDIDGDNLLNDYELNLFQRRCFNTPLQPQILDEVKAVIQKNVPDGIYNDAVTLKGFLFLHCLFIQRGRNETTWAVLRRFGYNDQLEMCHEYLRPPLKIPPGSSTELSHRGQQFLIAVFERYDRDGDGALSPEEHKMLFSTCPAAPWSYSTDIRKSCPINETTGWVTLHGWLCRWTLMTLIDVVKTMEYLAYLGFNVHENDSQLAAIHVTRERRIDLAKRQSSRSVYKCHVIGPKGSGKTGMCRGFLVEDMHKLIGKEFKTNVVHCINSVQVYGQEKHLILRDIDVRHALDPLQPQEVNCDVACLVYDSSNPRSFEYVARIYIKYYAESKIPVMIVGTKCDMDERRQDYLMQPSEFCDKYKLLPPHLFSLKTNKKELYTKLATMAAFPRFQAAWILFYKHSHLRQFGLMTEDPKLWWKAGLGVAAATMLGFIVLKTISAAGAHTR; translated from the exons ATGGGACAGTACACGGCGTCGCAGCGCAAGAATGTAAGGATACTGCTCGTGGGCGACGCCAGGGTGGGGAAGACGTCGCTGATTCTGTCTCTGGTCAGCGAGGAGTATCCGGAGGAGGTGCCTCCTCGGGCCGAGGAGATCACCATTCCGGCGAACGTGACGCCCGAACAGGTACCCACCAGCATCGTTGACTTCTCTGCCTTGGAGCAGTCGGAGGATGCCCTGGCCGCCGAAATTAACAAGGCGCACGTGGTGTGCATAGTTTACGCCGTGGACGATGACGACACATTGGATCGGATCACCTCCCACTGGCTGCCGCTTATCCGGGCCAAATGCAATCCCTCCCTGGACGGCGAGGGTGATGCCGAAGCGGAGGCGGAAGGAGATGTTCAACGGGAACCCATTCGCAAGCCAATCGTTCTGGTGGGTAACAAGATAGACCTCATTGAGTATTCCACCATGGACAGCGTGCTGGCCATCATGGAAGACTACCCTGAGATTGAGAGCTGCGTGGAGTGCTCTGCCAAGACACTGCACAACATCTCCGAGATGTTTTACTACGCCCAGAAGGCTGTGCTGCACCCGACTTCACCCCTGTATATGATGGAAGAACAGGAG CTTACATCCGCCTGCAAGAAGTCGCTGGTGCGCATCTTCAAGATCTGTGACATTGACGGGGACAATCTTTTGAACGACTACGAGCTGAATTTATTCCAGCGACGCTGTTTCAACACACCCCTCCAGCCGCAAATCCTTGATGAGGTGAAGGCCGTTATACAGAAAAATGTGCCCGATGGCATATACAACGATGCGGTCACCCTAAAGGGCTTCCTCTTCCTACACTGCCTTTTCATTCAGCGGGGGAGGAACGAGACGACCTGGGCGGTGTTACGGCGCTTTGGCTACAACGACCAGTTGGAGATGTGCCACGAGTATCTTAGGCCACCGCTGAAAATACCGCCTGGCAGCAGCACAGAACTCTCGCACCGTGGTCAGCAGTTCCTGATTGCTGTGTTTGAGCGCTATGATCGCGATGGCGACGGAGCCTTATCACCTGAGGAGCACAAGATGCTCTTCAGCACATGCCCGGCTGCACCATGGTCCTACTCTACCGACATTCGCAAGTCCTGCCCGATCAACGAGACTACTGGATGGGTGACACTGCACGGGTGGCTCTGTCGGTGGACACTGATGACGCTGATCGATGTGGTCAAAACAATGGAGTATCTGGCCTATTTGGGCTTCAATGTTCATGAAAACGACAGCCAGTTGGCGGCCATTCACGTAACTCGAGAGCGTCGCATCGATTTGGCCAAGCGCCAAAGCAGTAGGTCCGTATACAAGTGTCATGTGATTGGACCAAAGGGATCAGGAAAGACTGGAATGTGCAGGGGTTTCCTAGTGGAGGATATGCACAAACTAATCGGAAAGGAGTTTAAAACGAATGTGGTTCATTGCATCAACTCTGTGCAGGTATATGGCCAGGAAAAGCACCTCATCCTGCGCGACATCGATGTAAGGCACGCACTCGATCCCCTCCAGCCACAAGAAGTCAATTGCGATGTTGCCTGCCTGGTCTACGACTCATCCAATCCCCGTTCCTTTGAGTATGTGGCCCGCATCTACATCAAGTATTATGCGGAGAGCAAGATTCCAGTGATGATAGTCGGCACCAAGTGCGACATGGACGAGCGTCGGCAGGACTACCTTATGCAGCCGTCGGAATTCTGTGACAAGTACAAGCTGCTACCTCCGCATCTGTTCAGCctaaaaaccaacaaaaaagaaCTGTATACCAAGCTGGCCACGATGGCAGCGTTTCC TCGCTTCCAGGCCGCCTGGATACTGTTCTACAAGCACAG CCACCTGAGGCAATTCGGCCTGATGACGGAGGACCCCAAGCTGTGGTGGAAGGCGGGACTGGGCGTGGCTGCAGCTACCATGCTGGGATTTATAGTCCTGAAAACAATAAGTGCTGCCGGAGCCCACACCCGCTAG
- the LOC120451780 gene encoding mitochondrial Rho GTPase isoform X3 yields MGQYTASQRKNVRILLVGDARVGKTSLILSLVSEEYPEEVPPRAEEITIPANVTPEQVPTSIVDFSALEQSEDALAAEINKAHVVCIVYAVDDDDTLDRITSHWLPLIRAKCNPSLDGEGDAEAEAEGDVQREPIRKPIVLVGNKIDLIEYSTMDSVLAIMEDYPEIESCVECSAKTLHNISEMFYYAQKAVLHPTSPLYMMEEQELTSACKKSLVRIFKICDIDGDNLLNDYELNLFQRRCFNTPLQPQILDEVKAVIQKNVPDGIYNDAVTLKGFLFLHCLFIQRGRNETTWAVLRRFGYNDQLEMCHEYLRPPLKIPPGSSTELSHRGQQFLIAVFERYDRDGDGALSPEEHKMLFSTCPAAPWSYSTDIRKSCPINETTGWVTLHGWLCRWTLMTLIDVVKTMEYLAYLGFNVHENDSQLAAIHVTRERRIDLAKRQSSRSVYKCHVIGPKGSGKTGMCRGFLVEDMHKLIGKEFKTNVVHCINSVQVYGQEKHLILRDIDVRHALDPLQPQEVNCDVACLVYDSSNPRSFEYVARIYIKYYAESKIPVMIVGTKCDMDERRQDYLMQPSEFCDKYKLLPPHLFSLKTNKKELYTKLATMAAFPRFQAAWILFYKHSSHLRQFGLMTEDPKLWWKAGLGVAAATMLGFIVLKTISAAGAHTR; encoded by the exons ATGGGACAGTACACGGCGTCGCAGCGCAAGAATGTAAGGATACTGCTCGTGGGCGACGCCAGGGTGGGGAAGACGTCGCTGATTCTGTCTCTGGTCAGCGAGGAGTATCCGGAGGAGGTGCCTCCTCGGGCCGAGGAGATCACCATTCCGGCGAACGTGACGCCCGAACAGGTACCCACCAGCATCGTTGACTTCTCTGCCTTGGAGCAGTCGGAGGATGCCCTGGCCGCCGAAATTAACAAGGCGCACGTGGTGTGCATAGTTTACGCCGTGGACGATGACGACACATTGGATCGGATCACCTCCCACTGGCTGCCGCTTATCCGGGCCAAATGCAATCCCTCCCTGGACGGCGAGGGTGATGCCGAAGCGGAGGCGGAAGGAGATGTTCAACGGGAACCCATTCGCAAGCCAATCGTTCTGGTGGGTAACAAGATAGACCTCATTGAGTATTCCACCATGGACAGCGTGCTGGCCATCATGGAAGACTACCCTGAGATTGAGAGCTGCGTGGAGTGCTCTGCCAAGACACTGCACAACATCTCCGAGATGTTTTACTACGCCCAGAAGGCTGTGCTGCACCCGACTTCACCCCTGTATATGATGGAAGAACAGGAG CTTACATCCGCCTGCAAGAAGTCGCTGGTGCGCATCTTCAAGATCTGTGACATTGACGGGGACAATCTTTTGAACGACTACGAGCTGAATTTATTCCAGCGACGCTGTTTCAACACACCCCTCCAGCCGCAAATCCTTGATGAGGTGAAGGCCGTTATACAGAAAAATGTGCCCGATGGCATATACAACGATGCGGTCACCCTAAAGGGCTTCCTCTTCCTACACTGCCTTTTCATTCAGCGGGGGAGGAACGAGACGACCTGGGCGGTGTTACGGCGCTTTGGCTACAACGACCAGTTGGAGATGTGCCACGAGTATCTTAGGCCACCGCTGAAAATACCGCCTGGCAGCAGCACAGAACTCTCGCACCGTGGTCAGCAGTTCCTGATTGCTGTGTTTGAGCGCTATGATCGCGATGGCGACGGAGCCTTATCACCTGAGGAGCACAAGATGCTCTTCAGCACATGCCCGGCTGCACCATGGTCCTACTCTACCGACATTCGCAAGTCCTGCCCGATCAACGAGACTACTGGATGGGTGACACTGCACGGGTGGCTCTGTCGGTGGACACTGATGACGCTGATCGATGTGGTCAAAACAATGGAGTATCTGGCCTATTTGGGCTTCAATGTTCATGAAAACGACAGCCAGTTGGCGGCCATTCACGTAACTCGAGAGCGTCGCATCGATTTGGCCAAGCGCCAAAGCAGTAGGTCCGTATACAAGTGTCATGTGATTGGACCAAAGGGATCAGGAAAGACTGGAATGTGCAGGGGTTTCCTAGTGGAGGATATGCACAAACTAATCGGAAAGGAGTTTAAAACGAATGTGGTTCATTGCATCAACTCTGTGCAGGTATATGGCCAGGAAAAGCACCTCATCCTGCGCGACATCGATGTAAGGCACGCACTCGATCCCCTCCAGCCACAAGAAGTCAATTGCGATGTTGCCTGCCTGGTCTACGACTCATCCAATCCCCGTTCCTTTGAGTATGTGGCCCGCATCTACATCAAGTATTATGCGGAGAGCAAGATTCCAGTGATGATAGTCGGCACCAAGTGCGACATGGACGAGCGTCGGCAGGACTACCTTATGCAGCCGTCGGAATTCTGTGACAAGTACAAGCTGCTACCTCCGCATCTGTTCAGCctaaaaaccaacaaaaaagaaCTGTATACCAAGCTGGCCACGATGGCAGCGTTTCC TCGCTTCCAGGCCGCCTGGATACTGTTCTACAAGCACAG CAGCCACCTGAGGCAATTCGGCCTGATGACGGAGGACCCCAAGCTGTGGTGGAAGGCGGGACTGGGCGTGGCTGCAGCTACCATGCTGGGATTTATAGTCCTGAAAACAATAAGTGCTGCCGGAGCCCACACCCGCTAG
- the LOC120451780 gene encoding mitochondrial Rho GTPase isoform X1 produces the protein MGQYTASQRKNVRILLVGDARVGKTSLILSLVSEEYPEEVPPRAEEITIPANVTPEQVPTSIVDFSALEQSEDALAAEINKAHVVCIVYAVDDDDTLDRITSHWLPLIRAKCNPSLDGEGDAEAEAEGDVQREPIRKPIVLVGNKIDLIEYSTMDSVLAIMEDYPEIESCVECSAKTLHNISEMFYYAQKAVLHPTSPLYMMEEQELTSACKKSLVRIFKICDIDGDNLLNDYELNLFQRRCFNTPLQPQILDEVKAVIQKNVPDGIYNDAVTLKGFLFLHCLFIQRGRNETTWAVLRRFGYNDQLEMCHEYLRPPLKIPPGSSTELSHRGQQFLIAVFERYDRDGDGALSPEEHKMLFSTCPAAPWSYSTDIRKSCPINETTGWVTLHGWLCRWTLMTLIDVVKTMEYLAYLGFNVHENDSQLAAIHVTRERRIDLAKRQSSRSVYKCHVIGPKGSGKTGMCRGFLVEDMHKLIGKEFKTNVVHCINSVQVYGQEKHLILRDIDVRHALDPLQPQEVNCDVACLVYDSSNPRSFEYVARIYIKYYAESKIPVMIVGTKCDMDERRQDYLMQPSEFCDKYKLLPPHLFSLKTNKKELYTKLATMAAFPRFQAAWILFYKHRLVQLWESASHLRQFGLMTEDPKLWWKAGLGVAAATMLGFIVLKTISAAGAHTR, from the exons ATGGGACAGTACACGGCGTCGCAGCGCAAGAATGTAAGGATACTGCTCGTGGGCGACGCCAGGGTGGGGAAGACGTCGCTGATTCTGTCTCTGGTCAGCGAGGAGTATCCGGAGGAGGTGCCTCCTCGGGCCGAGGAGATCACCATTCCGGCGAACGTGACGCCCGAACAGGTACCCACCAGCATCGTTGACTTCTCTGCCTTGGAGCAGTCGGAGGATGCCCTGGCCGCCGAAATTAACAAGGCGCACGTGGTGTGCATAGTTTACGCCGTGGACGATGACGACACATTGGATCGGATCACCTCCCACTGGCTGCCGCTTATCCGGGCCAAATGCAATCCCTCCCTGGACGGCGAGGGTGATGCCGAAGCGGAGGCGGAAGGAGATGTTCAACGGGAACCCATTCGCAAGCCAATCGTTCTGGTGGGTAACAAGATAGACCTCATTGAGTATTCCACCATGGACAGCGTGCTGGCCATCATGGAAGACTACCCTGAGATTGAGAGCTGCGTGGAGTGCTCTGCCAAGACACTGCACAACATCTCCGAGATGTTTTACTACGCCCAGAAGGCTGTGCTGCACCCGACTTCACCCCTGTATATGATGGAAGAACAGGAG CTTACATCCGCCTGCAAGAAGTCGCTGGTGCGCATCTTCAAGATCTGTGACATTGACGGGGACAATCTTTTGAACGACTACGAGCTGAATTTATTCCAGCGACGCTGTTTCAACACACCCCTCCAGCCGCAAATCCTTGATGAGGTGAAGGCCGTTATACAGAAAAATGTGCCCGATGGCATATACAACGATGCGGTCACCCTAAAGGGCTTCCTCTTCCTACACTGCCTTTTCATTCAGCGGGGGAGGAACGAGACGACCTGGGCGGTGTTACGGCGCTTTGGCTACAACGACCAGTTGGAGATGTGCCACGAGTATCTTAGGCCACCGCTGAAAATACCGCCTGGCAGCAGCACAGAACTCTCGCACCGTGGTCAGCAGTTCCTGATTGCTGTGTTTGAGCGCTATGATCGCGATGGCGACGGAGCCTTATCACCTGAGGAGCACAAGATGCTCTTCAGCACATGCCCGGCTGCACCATGGTCCTACTCTACCGACATTCGCAAGTCCTGCCCGATCAACGAGACTACTGGATGGGTGACACTGCACGGGTGGCTCTGTCGGTGGACACTGATGACGCTGATCGATGTGGTCAAAACAATGGAGTATCTGGCCTATTTGGGCTTCAATGTTCATGAAAACGACAGCCAGTTGGCGGCCATTCACGTAACTCGAGAGCGTCGCATCGATTTGGCCAAGCGCCAAAGCAGTAGGTCCGTATACAAGTGTCATGTGATTGGACCAAAGGGATCAGGAAAGACTGGAATGTGCAGGGGTTTCCTAGTGGAGGATATGCACAAACTAATCGGAAAGGAGTTTAAAACGAATGTGGTTCATTGCATCAACTCTGTGCAGGTATATGGCCAGGAAAAGCACCTCATCCTGCGCGACATCGATGTAAGGCACGCACTCGATCCCCTCCAGCCACAAGAAGTCAATTGCGATGTTGCCTGCCTGGTCTACGACTCATCCAATCCCCGTTCCTTTGAGTATGTGGCCCGCATCTACATCAAGTATTATGCGGAGAGCAAGATTCCAGTGATGATAGTCGGCACCAAGTGCGACATGGACGAGCGTCGGCAGGACTACCTTATGCAGCCGTCGGAATTCTGTGACAAGTACAAGCTGCTACCTCCGCATCTGTTCAGCctaaaaaccaacaaaaaagaaCTGTATACCAAGCTGGCCACGATGGCAGCGTTTCC TCGCTTCCAGGCCGCCTGGATACTGTTCTACAAGCACAGGTTGGTACAGCTGTGGGAGTCGGC CAGCCACCTGAGGCAATTCGGCCTGATGACGGAGGACCCCAAGCTGTGGTGGAAGGCGGGACTGGGCGTGGCTGCAGCTACCATGCTGGGATTTATAGTCCTGAAAACAATAAGTGCTGCCGGAGCCCACACCCGCTAG